The DNA region GCAACCTGTTGCTGTTTATACCATTGATATTATATGCTGCAAACATGCGCAGCCCAGGAAATTGCTGGCTCACCCTATAGTTCAGCGTAAGGTTACATCCTACATTGAAGTGAGAGGTAAACTGCCAATTGTCTTGTGCGGCTACAAGAAAAACCTGTGTATACAACAGTACGCTTAGAATGATCTTTTGCATGATTGGACAATTGTAGATCAAACATCCATGTGAATGATGATGTTAAACTATAAAACCTATTGCTTCCTTACAAGTACATGCAGTATTTTAATCTAAAGCGTTAGCCATAGTGTAAGAAGCAAATAGGATTAGCCATTTATCATCTTCATTATCTCGTAAAGTAGGAGATTGACAGCTCATCAATTAATGAGTGCAGCTAAGGCCGATGCTATATCTTCAATTTTTTGTAGCGTAAAATTTACCAGCACATGAATAAGCTTGTTGCCCTTGTCATCATTACCCTATTCTACCAATCATCAGCAAGCTGCCAGTTGGCGCTTCCCTATCCTTCGGTAGATGCGCAACGTGCGGCTTATGCCAATAAAAAATGGGTAAAGCCAACAAGACTGCTTGATAGCTTACAAATAGTAACGGATCTAAAGTTCCTGGCATCTGATACATGCGAAGGACGCTCCCCGGGATCGGTAGGACATGAGCTTGCAATGAAGCGGGTGATAGCACGAATGAAAGCTGCAGGACTTGATAGCCTGGACAACTCGCTGGTGCAAACTTTTTCTGCAAGAGGACCATTCGGAAATACCACCGGCAAGAATGTTATCGGCTGGCTGAAGGGGAAAAAAGAACCTAACAAGTTCATGGTTATAAGCGCACATTACGACCATGTAGGCAAGAATAGCCGGGGTACTTTTTATGGAGCAGATGATAATGCAAGTGGTGTAGCGTGTCTACTGGCCATGGCTAAATATTTTAAAAAGAACCCGCAGCCATACTCCATCATTTTCGCTGCATTCGATAGGGAAGAAAGCGGGTTGCAAGGTGCTCACAAATTTGTAGAATACATGGATAGCACCAACAGGTTGTCTGCCATCAAGTTTAACCTGAACATGGATATGATAGCCCGTAGCGACAGCAACGAGATGTTTGCTTCCGGCACCCGCCACTACCCGGCTTATATAAGCGTGGTAGAAAAGGTAAGGCCGCTTACCAATACTGTTTTACTAATTGGCCATGACTATGGTTCATCGCGTGAAGACTGGACAAAGCTGAGCGACCAGTTTGCTTTTCACAAAAAGAACATCCCGTTTTTGTTCGTAAGCGTAGAGGATCATGAAGACTATCACAAACCAACCGATACAGTAGACAGGATAAACCTTAGCAGGTATATTGAGAACTGCAATATGCTGCTATTGCTGGCAAAGTCGATTTCCCTGTAGGATATAAGTTGATAAACCTGGTTGATACTAGCTCGCCAGGTTGAGCCTGCTGGCACACATAGCTGCATAAAATTTGAAAGTCTGCTTTCTCTCTTCAAAATTTTTTTGGAGATCGCTGTTGTTTCTAAAAACAAACCTTGGAAACTTCCTGTAAACATTCAATTCACGGGCTATATCAGCAAGATGGATCATCGCTTCCACTACCTCGCTATTCCTGGTCATTTTTTTCCTAATAAGCTTATTTGGCAGGCAATACATATCATAAGTTTTTAGATTATGGATAACATCGGGGAGATGTTTGCACCATCAAAGACAAACACTGTTCCAAAAATTTATAGTTGAATTTCCAGGAAGAAAATTGGTTAACAAGGGTTCTTTTAGAGTGCTAAACAAACATTGCGAAATGCAGGCCTGCAGGCTTTTCCAGCGTTTTTCGCCAATAAAAAACCACCCCATTATGTGGTCAGAAGAAAAACTTACCCTTCGTAGTTTCGCTTAAAGAATTACCCCCAATGCGTTTTATCTTTTTAATCCTCTTCACGGCCTTGGTAGTACAGGGCACTGCACAAACGGTGCGTCTAGCTACTTACCGTTATGGCAATAACAGCCGCCTTCAAAGTCTTCAACCATATGCAGATCATTTACGTAACAAATACAAGTTTGATGTTTCTATAAAAAGTTACGAGTCGGTGCACGCGCTTATACAGGCCATGCAAAAAAATGAAGTTGACATCGCGCTGATCAACACCTTTGGTTACCTGCTGCTGGAGTCGGAGGGTAAACATAATATGCGTGCAGTCGCTACGCTAAAAGTTACACGCCAAATATCTGATGGTTATCGCACAGCCATTATAGCTGGTCCACAGGTTACGGTTCATAAGTTGGAAGAGCTAAAGAAACTGGGTTCAAAGCTTCGCCTTACGCTGGTCAACAGGGGCTCTACCTCAGGTTACCTGGTACCACGCATGGCATTGGCTGGTGCCGGCATTCCTTCACCTGAAAGTACTTTTAAATACGTGCTGTATAGCGAAATACATGATGCAGCTGTTGATGCGGTATTGAGCAGAATGGCTGATGTGGCCGCAGTAGGTTATTCTGAATATAGCAGGTATGTACAGCAAGATGCCTCTAACAGGAGCAAGATGCGCCTCCTCTGGTTGTCTCCTGAAATACCGTATGGACCTATCATGTTCAATAACAAAATGAGCGCGGGATTGAATGCTCAATTATTGCATTCCTTCTTAAACCTGCACAAAGAGAACGCTGCTGCTTTCGAAGCTATGAAATCTGGTTGGAGTGAAACAAAAGACGCTTCTTTCTTCTTTACAATTGATGGTAGTTACTACTCCAACTTTAAGAAATTGCTGGGCAGCGAGCATGACATCCAAAAAATGCTCAAGCAAGTGAAGCGATAACTTTTTTGATACATCGCATGCATCTTATCCTCCTTCGCCATCAGTTATCTCACTGCCTACTCTATCTGTGGCAGATGGATCTGGCTTAGGATCCTCAGACGGATCCTGGCGGATATTTTCATTGGCTCGTGGATTCTCGTTTTGTGCCATGGGCGATGGCTTCCCTTCTTGTCCTGCCTGTTCGGCTTGATTCTGCTGGTCCATATCTATGCTTTTATCTATAGGTAAAAAGGATTATGCCAATTATAAAAGGCATGGTTTTTTGAAGCTGTAGGAAACAGAATGGCCACTTATTTAATTTGTATCACCGTTATTGGTATGGCAGCATTGCTAATGGCATGGATGCCTGCTATTAGCCAGAAAACAAAAGTTTCTTATTCTATAGTATACGTGGTCACAGGTATGATCCTCTACATGATCTTTACCAAATTGCCTGATCCTGATCCGCTGCTTCACGAGGATTTTACAGTACACCTTACTGAACTTATCGTCATCATTTCATTGATGGGTACCGGCTTAAAAATTGACGAACCCTTTGCCCCAATGACTTGGTCAGTACCTCTAAGGCTGGTAAGTATTACGATGGTTCTTTGTATAGCAGCTATGGCTGTTTTATGTAAATATGCATTAGGCATGGATTGGGCAAGCTCAATCTTAATTGGAGCATGCCTGGCGCCAACAGACCCGGTGCTTGCCAGCGATGTACAGGTAGGGCCGCCTATGGAAGGTGATAAAGGAAAAGTGCACTTTAGCCTGACAGCCGAAGCTGGTATGAACGACGGTACAGCATTTCCTTTTACCTGGCTTGCAATAGCCGTGGCAATGCTGGCTGGTAATGAACAGCTTGATGTATGGCATTGGGTGTGGAAAGACCTTGTATACCGTGTAGTGGCAGGTGTTGCTATGGGCTTTATTATTGGTCGCATATTGGCATATTTTGTTTTCGACCTTCCCGAGCGAAAAAAGGCTATACAAATAAAGGATGGTTTTGTGGCTGTGTCTGCCACACTGTTAGTATATGGCTTTACTGAACTGGTGCATGGCTATGGCTTCATTGCGGTTTTTGTTACTGCTATTACGCTACGCAATTACGAGATCAACCACAAGTACCACAAGAATCTGCACGACTTTACCGACCAGATAGAACGTATACTTATTGCAATAGTGCTCATCCTTTTTGGTGGTGCAATTGTGTCCGGTTTACTAAATGCACTTACCTGGCCAATGATACTTTTGAGCCTGGCGTTCCTGCTAATTATAAGGCCTGCATTGGTGTGGCTTACTTTATATGATATTCCTATCAACCGCAGAAAGAAATGGGCGATCGGCTTTTTAGGTATCCGCGGTATTGGCTCTTTCTTCTATTTATCATTTGCGCTTTTACAAGCTAAGTTCTCAGAGCCATCTGCTTTATGGTCCATTGTTGGATTTATCGTTCTCATCTCTATCATCATCCATGGTTTTACAGCAACCAGTTTACTGGAAAAACTTCCTACAAATAATCCACCTATAAAGGAGCAATTGAAGAGGTAAATTCCTTCTTAATCTTCGTCTAGATAAAAAGGTGGTTCATCCAGTAAAAAGGCACGTTCATCGTTTTCGATATATGAGATTACACATGCACTTTATATTTTTAAGTTCCTAAAAAATGATGCATGAAAAAACTGTTTTTACTAACGCTCCTGTTTGCACAACTAGCTAGTTACGCACAAACAACTTATAAAGGTTTACCTGTTATCCGTGCCAATT from Aridibaculum aurantiacum includes:
- a CDS encoding cation:proton antiporter, which gives rise to MATYLICITVIGMAALLMAWMPAISQKTKVSYSIVYVVTGMILYMIFTKLPDPDPLLHEDFTVHLTELIVIISLMGTGLKIDEPFAPMTWSVPLRLVSITMVLCIAAMAVLCKYALGMDWASSILIGACLAPTDPVLASDVQVGPPMEGDKGKVHFSLTAEAGMNDGTAFPFTWLAIAVAMLAGNEQLDVWHWVWKDLVYRVVAGVAMGFIIGRILAYFVFDLPERKKAIQIKDGFVAVSATLLVYGFTELVHGYGFIAVFVTAITLRNYEINHKYHKNLHDFTDQIERILIAIVLILFGGAIVSGLLNALTWPMILLSLAFLLIIRPALVWLTLYDIPINRRKKWAIGFLGIRGIGSFFYLSFALLQAKFSEPSALWSIVGFIVLISIIIHGFTATSLLEKLPTNNPPIKEQLKR
- a CDS encoding M20/M25/M40 family metallo-hydrolase; the encoded protein is MNKLVALVIITLFYQSSASCQLALPYPSVDAQRAAYANKKWVKPTRLLDSLQIVTDLKFLASDTCEGRSPGSVGHELAMKRVIARMKAAGLDSLDNSLVQTFSARGPFGNTTGKNVIGWLKGKKEPNKFMVISAHYDHVGKNSRGTFYGADDNASGVACLLAMAKYFKKNPQPYSIIFAAFDREESGLQGAHKFVEYMDSTNRLSAIKFNLNMDMIARSDSNEMFASGTRHYPAYISVVEKVRPLTNTVLLIGHDYGSSREDWTKLSDQFAFHKKNIPFLFVSVEDHEDYHKPTDTVDRINLSRYIENCNMLLLLAKSISL
- a CDS encoding phosphate/phosphite/phosphonate ABC transporter substrate-binding protein, whose amino-acid sequence is MRFIFLILFTALVVQGTAQTVRLATYRYGNNSRLQSLQPYADHLRNKYKFDVSIKSYESVHALIQAMQKNEVDIALINTFGYLLLESEGKHNMRAVATLKVTRQISDGYRTAIIAGPQVTVHKLEELKKLGSKLRLTLVNRGSTSGYLVPRMALAGAGIPSPESTFKYVLYSEIHDAAVDAVLSRMADVAAVGYSEYSRYVQQDASNRSKMRLLWLSPEIPYGPIMFNNKMSAGLNAQLLHSFLNLHKENAAAFEAMKSGWSETKDASFFFTIDGSYYSNFKKLLGSEHDIQKMLKQVKR